The Streptomyces kanamyceticus DNA segment CGTCAACCATCGATCGTTCAACGGAAGATCCCCGTGTGCCCGAGCGAGTAGCGGCCCGGCTGCGGGTAGACCGCGAGCCCGTGCGGCCCCTTGCCCACCGGGATGCGGGCCAGCTGGACGCCGGTGCGGGTGTCGATGGCGTACACCTCGGAGTTGTAACGCCCGGACAGCCAGAGGGTGTTGCCGTCCGCCGAGACGCCGCCCATGTCGGGGCTGCCGCCCTGCGGGAGCTTCCACTTCTTGGTGAGCTTGTTCTTCGGGAAGTCGAAGACGGAGATGGTGCCCTCGCCGCGGTTGGAGATGTACATCTCCTTGGAGTCGCGGCTGACGTACAGGCCGTGGCAGCCCTTGCCGGTGGGGAGCAGCTTGGGCGTCGTGAACTTCTTGCCGTCCAGGACCCACATGCCGTGCGCCATCATGTCGGCGACGTAGAACGTCTTGCCGTCCGGGGACATCTTCACGTCCTGCGGCATGGCGCCCTCGAAGGGGATCTTCTGCTGGCCGACGACCTCCATCTTCTCGGTGTCGACCTTGAGGAGTTCGCCGGAGAATTCGCAGGACACGATGAAGTAGCGGCCGTCCATGGAGAAGTCGGCGTGGTTGACGCCCGCGCAGGTGACCGGGACGGTCTTGACGCGGTTCATGGTCTTCGGGTCGCGGAAGACCAGTTCGCGGTCCATGGAGGCCATGACGACGGCGTACTTGCCGTTCGGTGTGAAGTAGAGGTTGTAGGGGTCGGAGACCTCGACGGTGCGTCCCGTCTTGCCGGTCACCGGGTCGATGGCGGTGAGGCTGTCGCCGAGGTCGTTGTTGACCCAGAGCGTCTTCATGTCCCAGGAGGGGACGACGTGCTGGGGCTGGTTGCCGACCGGGATGGTCTCGATGACCTCGTACGTCTTGGGGTCGATGACCGACACCGTGTTGGAGCTGGTGTTGGGGACGTAGACGCGCGGCAGGAACTTCTTGGCCACGGGCTGGAGCGCGTTCGGGCGGTCGGCCGCGTAGGCGTCCTTCGGGTCGAGCACGGGCGGCATGCCGGGCAGGCCCGGGGCCGCCTTCGGCTGGGCGGGCTTGCGGATGCCCGCCGTACCGAGGGCCTCGTCGGCGCGTTCGTCGCCGCCGCTGCCGCAGCCCGCGAGGACGGCGAGCGCGGCGCCGGTGGCGAGCACGGCCGCGGTGCGCCGGGTCAGGTGGAGTCTGGGGGGCGAGGTGAGTTTCCGATGCATCAGGTAAGGAGCTCCGTGGTCGTCACCGCGCGCAGACCGCGGCGTTCCAGTTCTTGCAGGACGGCGGGGAGCGCGGCGACCGTGTCCGCGTACCCGAAGTGGAGGCTCACCACGGATCCCGGGCGGATCTCGGCGGCGATCTTGCGGGTGACGGCGGGGGCGCCCGGCGAGGTGAAGTCGAGGGAGTCGACGTCGTACGAGAGGACGTGCGGGTAGCCCGCGCGGTGGGCGAGCCGTTCGACGAGGGGGGTCGCCGTGCGCGTGCGCGAGGGGCGGAACCAGGTGCCGATGGATCCGGTGAGGCGGCGCAGGCGGTCCGCGCAGCCGGTGATCTCGGCGTAGGCGTCGGCCTCGGGCATGTCGTTGACGTCGAGGTGGTGGTGGGTGTGGTTGCCGAGGTCGTGGCCGCCTTCGAGGATGCGGCGGGCCAGCTCGGGGTGCTCGTCGAGCCAGCTGCCGACGGCGAGGACGGTGATCCTGGCACCGGCCTTCTCGGCCTGGTCGAGCAGGGTCTTCGCGGTGGCCGGGTCGCCCTGGCCGTGGAAGGTGAGCGCTACCCGGGGGCGGGTGCGGGGGCCGTGGGCGATCTGGGCGGGCAGGCCGGGGAGGCGGCGGGGCGCGGGGGCCGCGGGGGCGGGCCGGGGAGTCTTGGCCGCGGGCGGGCGTGCGTGCGCGGCGGGTCCTGTGCCGGTCGTGGCGCACCCGGTGGTGAGCGCGCCCGTGACGGCCAGTCCGGCGCCCGCGCGCAGGAGGGCGCGGCGGTCGGTCTCGATCACACGACCATTTAATGGGTAAAGAGGCAGAAAGGGGGTGATTGTCCGCTTCGAGGCCCTCGCGGGTCGGAGTGACCGGGCGTCGACCCCGACGGGCGAACCTTGCTTATCGGCCGTCACAGGCTCCACTTAGCCAGCGTTTACCAGGCAGGTGTCCCATCTCACCAAGGATTCACCCCTAAACTGTCACTCTTTGACCACCTATGCCCGGAATGAGACTTTTGGATCGCTGGCCCCCGTCTGCCATAGTCGGAGCCACGACCCCCATTGACCCGGGCTCAGGTCGTCATCAGCGGCTGTGGACCACACCCCAATCGGTCCCGGCGCTTCACGCAGGCCCCCGCAGCGCCGACATACCGGCGACCCGGGGGCTTTCGTGCACCCGCCCCACCACCCGCCCCACCCCGCCCCGGGTGACCCTCAGCGGTCCAGGACCCGCATCTCGAACCACGTCGTCTTGCCGCGCGGCAGCAGATCGACGCCCCAGCGGTCGGAGAGCTTGTCGACGAGGAAGAGGCCCCGACCGCTCAGGTCCGTCTCGCGGACGGGCATCAGACAGGGCAGTCCGCGCGAGGGGTCGCGCACCTCTACGCGTATCCAGCCGCGCCGCCGCTGCATGCGCAGGCCGAAGACGCGGGCGCCGGTGTGCCGCACGGCGTTCCCCACGAGTTCGGAGACGAGCAGGACGACGTCCTCGGTGAGCTTCGGGGAGAGTCCCCAGTGGCGGAGGACCACGACCTGGGCGAGG contains these protein-coding regions:
- a CDS encoding YncE family protein; this translates as MHRKLTSPPRLHLTRRTAAVLATGAALAVLAGCGSGGDERADEALGTAGIRKPAQPKAAPGLPGMPPVLDPKDAYAADRPNALQPVAKKFLPRVYVPNTSSNTVSVIDPKTYEVIETIPVGNQPQHVVPSWDMKTLWVNNDLGDSLTAIDPVTGKTGRTVEVSDPYNLYFTPNGKYAVVMASMDRELVFRDPKTMNRVKTVPVTCAGVNHADFSMDGRYFIVSCEFSGELLKVDTEKMEVVGQQKIPFEGAMPQDVKMSPDGKTFYVADMMAHGMWVLDGKKFTTPKLLPTGKGCHGLYVSRDSKEMYISNRGEGTISVFDFPKNKLTKKWKLPQGGSPDMGGVSADGNTLWLSGRYNSEVYAIDTRTGVQLARIPVGKGPHGLAVYPQPGRYSLGHTGIFR
- a CDS encoding polysaccharide deacetylase family protein, which gives rise to MIETDRRALLRAGAGLAVTGALTTGCATTGTGPAAHARPPAAKTPRPAPAAPAPRRLPGLPAQIAHGPRTRPRVALTFHGQGDPATAKTLLDQAEKAGARITVLAVGSWLDEHPELARRILEGGHDLGNHTHHHLDVNDMPEADAYAEITGCADRLRRLTGSIGTWFRPSRTRTATPLVERLAHRAGYPHVLSYDVDSLDFTSPGAPAVTRKIAAEIRPGSVVSLHFGYADTVAALPAVLQELERRGLRAVTTTELLT
- a CDS encoding ATP-binding protein, whose product is MAGLEGYERPRRHGSATAARWSPAVEDEHALKALELFGNPTDAEVPLPSRPESAAIARRLAQVVVLRHWGLSPKLTEDVVLLVSELVGNAVRHTGARVFGLRMQRRRGWIRVEVRDPSRGLPCLMPVRETDLSGRGLFLVDKLSDRWGVDLLPRGKTTWFEMRVLDR